A part of Halobacillus shinanisalinarum genomic DNA contains:
- a CDS encoding flagellar biosynthetic protein FliO — protein sequence MVLVMRWISAILLVTFLLLSLGSSVSALGPSVSECAKDPELEGCDTSTPKEQNEQNSESPVVSNDGAAPSIVWNVVKLIFVLLFVLALIYGLLKFFNKRSKVFNKNRTMENLGGLTLAPNKSIQAVRIGDQVFVIGVGDSIEVITEITEDKTKQNLLHQEKNDDFVNQGFSQLLNRKKHDDHELSKTTQSSFKDLFEQQLGEMKEKRMHVKGRKKGEDPNE from the coding sequence ATGGTTTTAGTGATGAGATGGATATCAGCAATACTACTAGTTACTTTTCTTTTGCTTTCATTAGGATCTTCAGTATCAGCCTTAGGCCCTTCTGTCAGTGAATGTGCAAAAGATCCAGAGCTTGAGGGGTGTGATACGTCTACCCCTAAAGAGCAGAATGAACAAAATAGCGAAAGTCCGGTCGTTTCAAACGATGGGGCGGCTCCATCAATTGTATGGAATGTTGTCAAACTTATTTTTGTCCTGCTGTTTGTTCTAGCATTAATTTATGGTCTGCTTAAGTTTTTTAACAAAAGAAGTAAGGTATTCAATAAGAATCGTACGATGGAGAACTTGGGAGGACTCACATTAGCTCCTAATAAATCGATTCAGGCTGTTCGGATCGGTGATCAAGTATTTGTGATAGGTGTAGGAGACAGTATTGAGGTCATTACCGAAATTACCGAAGACAAAACGAAACAGAATCTTTTACATCAGGAAAAAAACGATGATTTTGTAAATCAAGGCTTCAGTCAGTTATTAAATAGGAAGAAACATGATGATCATGAATTGTCAAAGACAACCCAATCTTCCTTTAAGGATTTATTTGAACAACAATTAGGTGAAATGAAGGAAAAGCGCATGCACGTGAAGGGCAGGAAGAAAGGAGAGGATCCTAATGAATGA
- the fliP gene encoding flagellar type III secretion system pore protein FliP (The bacterial flagellar biogenesis protein FliP forms a type III secretion system (T3SS)-type pore required for flagellar assembly.), producing MNEFVDIFSGSDPENIATSVKLLLLLTVLSLAPGILILMTSFTRILIVLSFVRTSLATQSMPPNQVLVGIALFLTFFIMAPTFQEVNEEALTPLFNEEITLNEAYEEASAPMKQFMAKHTRQKDLALFMNYSGMERPETVQDIPLTTLVPAFAISELKTAFQMGFMIFIPFLVIDMAVASVLMSMGMMMLPPVMISLPFKILLFVLVDGWYLISKSLLEGF from the coding sequence ATGAATGAATTCGTAGATATCTTCTCAGGATCTGATCCGGAAAATATCGCTACATCGGTAAAACTCCTTTTACTTCTGACCGTTTTATCTCTTGCACCGGGGATCTTAATTTTAATGACGAGTTTTACGAGAATTTTAATCGTTCTGTCCTTTGTTCGAACATCACTCGCCACCCAATCGATGCCTCCGAACCAGGTGCTTGTAGGGATTGCCCTATTTTTAACTTTTTTTATTATGGCACCTACCTTTCAAGAGGTAAACGAGGAAGCACTGACACCGCTTTTTAATGAAGAAATTACATTAAATGAAGCATATGAAGAAGCAAGTGCCCCGATGAAACAATTTATGGCCAAGCACACAAGGCAAAAGGATTTAGCTTTATTCATGAATTATTCAGGTATGGAACGACCTGAAACAGTCCAAGACATTCCATTGACAACCCTTGTCCCCGCCTTTGCCATAAGTGAATTAAAGACAGCTTTTCAAATGGGATTTATGATTTTTATTCCATTCTTAGTTATTGATATGGCGGTAGCCAGTGTACTTATGTCAATGGGGATGATGATGCTGCCACCCGTGATGATTTCGCTGCCATTTAAAATTCTGCTGTTTGTCCTGGTGGATGGCTGGTATTTGATTTCGAAATCGTTATTAGAAGGATTCTAA
- the fliQ gene encoding flagellar biosynthesis protein FliQ — MNSEMVISFAKEGIYTVLIVSGPLLLLALAVGLLVSIFQATTQIQEQTLAFIPKIVAVLIGLIFFGPWMLTNMVQFTANIFKNLNMLVG, encoded by the coding sequence ATGAATAGTGAAATGGTCATATCTTTTGCTAAAGAAGGAATTTATACTGTGTTGATCGTCTCAGGTCCGCTGCTACTATTAGCCCTGGCTGTTGGATTGCTCGTGAGTATCTTTCAAGCAACCACACAGATTCAAGAACAAACCCTGGCGTTCATTCCTAAAATTGTAGCTGTTCTGATCGGGTTGATCTTTTTTGGTCCTTGGATGCTGACAAACATGGTGCAGTTTACGGCGAATATTTTTAAAAACTTGAACATGCTGGTCGGTTAA